The genomic stretch GCGGAGACGACGACGTTCCAGAACGCGCTCCTGAGCAGCGGCAAAATTTGTCGAGCTCATTGTATAATCATGATGTTTTATCGAGATAAATCGTTTCGTAAACGAGGGAGTCAACAACTTGAGCGGGAAACGGCCAGCGGTGTTGCGGAGGCCAATGCGGTCGGTCGGTTCCCCAGATTGGACTTTGATCTAATCTGCCGAGGTCGAATCGAACCACGTGATCGTCCGTGGTCGTGATGGTGAATTACATCGACCGCCATTCTGTATTCAGCTGGAGGTTGATTCGATATGACTAGCTCTGTCTTTCTTAagaatgaggaagaagaaaagacaaaacatATTGACTTGAGAACACAGGACGTAGATGGCCGTGTATGGTAAATCGCATAAGCAATCAATGCCTGTTCGACTGGAACTTCAGATCTATTTCGTTCGTTTAAAAACCCATGGAATTCCTTTCCACGAATCTCTCATAGTTGGGCCGAGGGCAATGGATCCTTTCATTGCGGCGTGCACTCCAATGTGAGTTCGGTTTCGCAGATAACTATAAGGAGTAGTTAAACCCGCACTAAATCCTGGATCCATACAGAGCTATGACCCGTTTATCCGCAATCAAAATAGTTACGGGAAGGACATCACCATAATACTGGGGAATTTGACTAGGATTTATCCTTTCTAGTCGATCAAGGCAATTAAATATGTCTTCAGGTTTCACTGAATGATGGATCATCATAAGAACACCTAGAATCCCACGACACCCATACGGCGCCTGAGCATTTCTCTTCACTCTAAAGAGCAAAGACCAATATATAAGAATCCAATCAGGTTTTGGTATACGCACAAGTTAGTAGTGTAGTGGCGGTATTACATTGTGTGTTCAATTGCCTCGCatgtcttcttggagaaggcTTTTGTCCACTTGCTACTTAAGCTACTCATATTAGCAGAGTAACTAATGAGCTTGTGTAGTTGTATGggattgagaaagagaaagaaatccaacaacatcatggtAATAGTTAGCATTTCAAGGCTTTGATGTACTGATCAAACATATCGGCAGTGGCTGTCAGCCACAAAATGATTTACTCTTCCGGTTGTATAGATTAATTCCATCCACTAAGAGCTACCCATATTGGCGCGTTTCATTCTTGGGATGGTTGAGTGAATGACGGGAAAGATATTAGAATAGCCTAGAGTTGGTCATGCGATAGTTTGCAAATTGAAACCACAATGGTATTAAATgaaagtacggagtacaaagCTCGTACTTGCCGACCGAGCCGGGCCAGTCAGCCCTGGAAGGTATTAGGTGCAGTGGTAGGTTACTTACTCCTAGTAGCTTCCTGTCTTATCCTATGCTTCACTAATAACTCCACTCCCAATGGACAAAGGGTAGTACTGGAGTTGTCAACCAGAAGATGGCGCACGTGCTGCCCTCCAAACCTCCAAACTTTCGGCCCCACCGAGGGCGTGGATAAGCATTCGCCCAGACCTGATCCCGGGACCCACTATGAACCAGGATCTCGAAGTTCTCGCATGGACGACTTCCTGTACTGCAAGGGGCCCTGCCTTCCTTCGTTCAATCTCATCCCCGCTACCCAATCTCAGACTAGTCTTTACAAAACAATGCCACTAAGCGATTCAGCTGTTGCCTGCGGTTCAATTAGCCGAAATGACAACCGTCGAATGAAACAAGCTTCCCTGACCTCGTGGTTCTAAACGTTCAATTATCTAACTGCCTTGGTGGATACAACCCGCCAGTAGCGCAATATTCTACTGAGTACACTGCAATCTGCCCTACCGACCTCGTGTGCATAGTACATGGTCCTATGCGATAGAATTTTCCTCGCTGTTTCCTATAAAGACAGGTGATCGCGCTCCCTTTGCTGATCATTCTTTGcattcttcctcttgcaTCGGTGACAAGGACGATCTCTTGACAAAAAGAGACCACATAGATCTCAAAGATGAAGTCCTTCATTGCAAGCTTATTCGCGGCCTCTCTGGCCTATGCCCAAACGGCCACGGAGAGTGAACCTTCCCTGTCGGACATTGAAAAGGCTGCGGCTACCACTGAGCCCTACTCTCCTGTGTCCAATGTGACTGGCCTGGCCTTTGACAGATTCTTCCAAGTTTGGCTGGAGAACATTGTATGTGGCGCACCCCGAATCTTATCTTCCCTACATTCTAACGCATATCTTTCAAAGGACTATTCGGATGCGTCTGCCGATGAGAACTACCAATGGCTGGCCAAGCAAGGAATCACTCTGTAAGATTTGATTTTTGAGACTCGCCCAACTGTCACAATTCCTTACTGACTTTCCTAGCACCAATTTCTTTGCAACTACCCATCCCTCCGAGCCCAACTACTGCGCTTCCGCCGGAGGAGACACTTTTGGCATGGACAATGATAATTTCAACCAAATCCCGGCCAACGTTTCGACCATCGCCGACTTGTTCGACACGAAGCATATTTCCTGGGGAGAGTACCAGGAACATTTACCTTACCCTGGATTCCAGGGATACAACTACTCCAACCAGGAAACTTATGCCAATGATTACGTGCGAAAGCACAACCCGTTGGTGCTGTTTGATTCGGTCACGAAGAACAGCACGCGTTTGCGTCAGATCAAAAACTTCACCAACTTCGAGGACGATCTCACTGATAAGAAGCTCCCTCAGTACGCTTTCATTACCCCCAACATGACCAACGATGCCCACGATACCAACATCACTTTCGCCGCTAAGTGGGAACGTAGCTGGGTCTCCCAGTTGCTTGACAACTCCTATTTCATGGACAgcactcttcttcttctcactTTCGACGAAGACAAGACCTACCCCAAGGGAAACAAGATCATGAGCATTCTCTTGGGTGGTGCTATTCCTGACGACCTGAAGGGCACCACGGATGATACGTTCTATACTCACTATTCGATCATCGCTTCCATGTCGGCCAACTGGGGTCTGCCATCTCTCGGTCGATGGGATTGTGGTGCCAATATCCTTGAGATTGTGGCCAACAAGACTGGCTATGTCAACTATGATGTCGACACTACCAACCTTCGTCTCAACGAGACATACCCCGGACCCATGTCCGCTGGCGAGTACTCCAAATACTCGCCTGTGTGGCCCAACCCCTTGACTAGCGGCAACTGTTCAGCTGGTCATGGAATtctggacattgtcaaggagaCCTATAAGGGAACCACTGCGACTTACAACTACACGAGCCCCTTCCCCTATGACTCAAAGAGCGGTTACAATGTCAAGGTCACCGCGACTAAGAAGAGCGCTAGCAACaatggatcttcttcctcatcgacccCTACCCCAAATGTTGCTGTTCCCTTCGGTACGCCCGCTGTTGGAACTATTTCCGGTGTGTTGATGGGCCTTCTGTTTTGTCTTTATTAAGGCAATATTATGCGATATGTCTCCTTATATGTACTTATTTTGACTATGCCAGCAGGCCGTGCTTGAATGTTTTATATCACGAGTAGCAGATTTATAATGATTACACAAATGATGCTGTGAGCATAAAAGAATTAGCATAGTAACACTACCAACTGTGGAAAATTGTTGACTTCTGTAGTGAAGCCTATTCATCGGTCTTTTTGGTTAAGCACATCCATTCTTAGTAGCTGTCAAATGTTCTTCGGGACGGGGGTAGAGTAGAACAGCTTTTCACTCCATTCTCCCTGTTTTCCGGACTTCCTTCGCAGAATTTGGTTGAGAATTGTGATTAAGGCCAGGTTTCAGATTGTATTCAGAAATGTAAAGCTTGCTATTCACTGTTCGTAAAAAATATTCGAGTATATGTGAGCGCATCAAGAACTTGTACTGATTAAAACAGTCTTTGTCTCCAGGTAGCTGTCCAAGCCGCTCAACAAACCCTCCCGACCCAAGCCGCTCTGCTTGTAGCCACCCATTGGCATGTCCTTCACAATAGTGGGACTCGTGCAGTTAACACCGACCGTACCTGCCTCGAGAAGCTTTGACAGCCGCACTGCACGATCCATATCCTTCGTGAAAACAGAGGCGTAAAGACCAAACTCGGAGGCATTAGCCCGTTCAAtcgcctcctcctctgtcttGAACGTATTGATCGCCACAACAGGTCCAAACACCTCCTCTTTCATAAGCCGAGAGTCATCAGGGACGTTTTCAAAGACGGTCGGCTTGATGAAGCCCATTCCGCCATCCCCTCCCATCGTGAGCTTTCCGTCCTTTTCTCCGATTTCTAGGTACGACTTGACCCGCTCATACTGAATGTTGTCTGCCTGCGGTCCGTGGTTCGTCGTCGGCTCGAGGGGATTGCCCATGCGCGCCGCGGCGCCGAACTTTTCCTTGAATACTGCTATGAATTTATCCGCAACGGACTCCTGCACATAAATGCGGGAGTTCGCGAAGCAGGTTTGTCCGCTCGTGAAGTGGATGCTGAATTGAGTCTTTTCTGCTGCTTTTTCGATATCcgcatcttcgaagatgattgCTGGTGTTTTGCCGCCTAGTTCCAAGTGGACTACTTTCAAGTTAGACTTGGCTGCTGCGATTTGGATTTTTTGACCGGTGGCTGTGGAACCAGTGAAGCTCAGGCAGCGCACATCCATATGGGATGCTATGGCACTACCGGCTGGACTTCCGAAAccggagatgatgttgacgacgCCAGGTGGGAAGCCAGCCTCTGCAATTAATTTTGCCGCGAAAGCAGACTGTTACAGAAAAAAACGTCAGATGGAATACTTCAAGGAGTGATGGCTGGCTGAAACTTACAGTCAAAGGCGCCTTTTCGCTACTCTTAAGCACCACAGTGTTTCCAGCGGCCAAAGCAGGGGCAACCTTAATGGAGAGAAGCGCGAGTGGCATATTCCAAGGGATGATAGCGCCAACGACGCCATACGGCTGCCTAAGCGAAAGACCAAGAACGCTAGGGGTATTCACGCTGCTAGTTCCCTGCGCATGCCAGCCAGCCTCTGCATAATAAGCAAAGGTGTCTGCAGCCAGTTTGCCATCTATATAAAGCGATACAGGCTTGCCCATTGCGATAGACTCCAAGCGAGCCAACTCGGGTATATTCTCCCTAATTAAAGCTGACAGCTTGCGCAAGTAGACACCCCTATCATCTGGGGTGAGGTCTCTCCAAGCTGGGAAAGCggctttggctgctgccaCAGCTTTGTCTACATCTTGCTCACTTGCCTCATGGACTAAGAGAGAGTTAGCATCTGCTATGGATAGGTACACTTTGTAGAATTGGTGGCGGGTGCAGCAACGGACCGTCTGTAACTGGTTCATGTGTATATGGGTTGATCAACTTGAATGTTTTCCCATCCGTCGATGGTTGAAACTACGAAGACGGATGAAGGCTTGGTGAGCATGAAGCCTTATGATCATGATATTACGACTATGCTTACCTCGCCATTGATGAAGAGCCGAGTCTCAATTGGCTGCTGATCAGCGGTAGTAGACGACATGGTGGGTGTGATATGGATGCGATTTTGGGTGAAAGAAACGAGCTACAGtagaggggaaagagagcTCTTTATATATTCTGTTAGCCCTGTACAAAACTGTCTTCCAAATCCTGGGCGTAAGATCCGACCATACGAATCGACGCATTGGATCATGAACGAGTGACATG from Aspergillus oryzae RIB40 DNA, chromosome 1 encodes the following:
- a CDS encoding acid phosphatase PHOa (predicted protein), coding for MKSFIASLFAASLAYAQTATESEPSLSDIEKAAATTEPYSPVSNVTGLAFDRFFQVWLENIDYSDASADENYQWLAKQGITLTNFFATTHPSEPNYCASAGGDTFGMDNDNFNQIPANVSTIADLFDTKHISWGEYQEHLPYPGFQGYNYSNQETYANDYVRKHNPLVLFDSVTKNSTRLRQIKNFTNFEDDLTDKKLPQYAFITPNMTNDAHDTNITFAAKWERSWVSQLLDNSYFMDSTLLLLTFDEDKTYPKGNKIMSILLGGAIPDDLKGTTDDTFYTHYSIIASMSANWGLPSLGRWDCGANILEIVANKTGYVNYDVDTTNLRLNETYPGPMSAGEYSKYSPVWPNPLTSGNCSAGHGILDIVKETYKGTTATYNYTSPFPYDSKSGYNVKVTATKKSASNNGSSSSSTPTPNVAVPFGTPAVGTISGVLMGLLFCLY
- a CDS encoding uncharacterized protein (aldehyde dehydrogenase) produces the protein MSSTTADQQPIETRLFINGEFQPSTDGKTFKLINPYTHEPVTDVHEASEQDVDKAVAAAKAAFPAWRDLTPDDRGVYLRKLSALIRENIPELARLESIAMGKPVSLYIDGKLAADTFAYYAEAGWHAQGTSSVNTPSVLGLSLRQPYGVVGAIIPWNMPLALLSIKVAPALAAGNTVVLKSSEKAPLTSAFAAKLIAEAGFPPGVVNIISGFGSPAGSAIASHMDVRCLSFTGSTATGQKIQIAAAKSNLKVVHLELGGKTPAIIFEDADIEKAAEKTQFSIHFTSGQTCFANSRIYVQESVADKFIAVFKEKFGAAARMGNPLEPTTNHGPQADNIQYERVKSYLEIGEKDGKLTMGGDGGMGFIKPTVFENVPDDSRLMKEEVFGPVVAINTFKTEEEAIERANASEFGLYASVFTKDMDRAVRLSKLLEAGTVGVNCTSPTIVKDMPMGGYKQSGLGREGLLSGLDSYLETKTVLISTSS